CACTGGATTCATTGTTCTCAAATACCGATTGGTTCAATTTTACTAATAATCCCTTAAGTTCATCCTCTGTAATTGGCTGACCATTATTAGACAAGGTCAGTTTAATATAGGAATTTCCATCGTTTGTGATGAGCGCTCCATCCAGTTTTAAGTAATTGTCCTCTCTGTTTTTATCAAGGCCATGTACAAAGTAATTCTCAATCAATGGCTGTAAGGTGTTCTTAGGGAGCCCGTAGGGAGAGAGAGCATCCTCAATGTAAAATTCATATTCAAAATTTTGAAACCGGTATTGATAAAGAGAGATGAGATTCTCGCATTGTTCCAATTCTTCTCCTAAAGAAATAAACATTTCCCGGTTTGTCTGGTTACGATAGATTTTGGCTAATAAAAGTATCATCTGGGAGGCACTTACAGGGTTTCCATGTAGAGTCTGAACTCTGATAAGTTCTAACGTATTATATAAAAAATGTGGATTAATACTGGTTTGCAGGGCATAAAGCTCTGCATTTTTTTGTTGTAGAGCATAAACATAAGACTGCTCCACATTTTTTTGAAGGTCATCGCACATGCGGTTAAAGCCGGTGATGATATGAGAATATTCATCCTGCCCTTTGCTATGGGGAATGCGGTATGTCAGGTTATTGGAACCGATTTTAGACATACCCTTCTGGATAATACGAACTTTCTTTCGTGCCAACTGAAAGGTTACTACATATAAAGAGATAGAGCACACACATGTAAATAACGCCAGAAGCAGGATAAGATTCTGGGTGTAGCCGGTGCCGTACCCGGCTTTTTTGATTTGATACGAGGTATAAAAATCATACCGGCCGTTATAGATGGAAGAGGTGAAATACGCCTCCTTCCCGATAGTAGTAGTAACGGTAGGGTAAGAAACGACATTATTGCTGTTGCCGGTAGGATACTCAAGGAATAAATCACTTGAATCAGAGTAGTCTCCCGAGGAGCGAAATATTATATTTTGTTTGGAATCCGTAATGCTGTATGCATATTCTGCACTTAAAGGATAGCTGTTTAGGACACTTAAGAATTCCGAGGTAGGATAGAGCAGAATAATCTGACCCAATACTTTATTGGTCTTGCTGCTACTTTTAAAAATAGTTCCTACCAAACCATAGGTATTAGAGGAGGGTTTTTTAAACCCCGTACTGCTCAACATTAACTGGGTATCATTCATAATTCCCAGGGTAAACGGGGAATGTTCCGGCCAGTCAGTAGTTAAGGGAATCTGGTTAAGAGAAGAATACTTAGGGTCAAACTGATAAAGCTGTTTTGTAACATTGGAAAACAGAAGAATACCAATGCAGCTGGAATCAAAATCACAGATACGGTTTAGGGCTGTTATAATATTTTTATTAGTAGATACCTCTAAATCATAGGGATTTGCAATTTGTAAGAATGTACATAAATCATTATAAGCATAAGGAATGTCAAAGAGGCTGTCTAATGCAGCATTATAATTCCTCTGTTTCAGCTCAAAGGAATTATGTAAATTATTTAAGGTTAAATCGTATTTTTTTAGGAATTCTGCCTGCTCATATTTTTTAGCAAAGGAGCTGACAATAGCAGCTAGGATTAAAGAAATCGTGGAAAGGATAAGGATACAGAACAAAAGCATTTTGGAGTAAAAACCAGTTATCCTGAATTTGTGCAATTTCATATGATGTCATCTCCTAAAGGAATAGAATTGTTCTATTTAAGCAACGAGCTATTTCACAAGTTAGTTTTATTATAACATTTGATTTGTGCATTTACAACATAAGAAGTAGTGATTTGACGAATTAAGTATATAATTTGTATAATTAATAAAGAGCTATATAGCTCTCTTTTGTTAAAAAATTATGGTTTTCTTATAATTTGTGCAAGGTTTTATAATTAGTACAATTTTTTTCTTGTCTTAACGCTATTATAATGATAGCAGAAGATAAATTAAAGCAGACGTAAGGAGAAGTTGGTAAATGAAACGAGACAAGAAAAACAACTTGTTACCGAGAAGAACAAACGCAAGAGAAAAAGCTGGCTTTCGCTTGTTCCTGTTAACAACGCCGATATTAATTGGAGTATTTATATTTTCTTATGTTCCTTTGTTAGGCTGGATATACGCATTTTTTGATTATAAGCCAGGTATACCGGTTTTTGAATCTCAATTTGTAAAGTTAAAATGGTTTTTAATGCCCTTTAACAATTCTGTTTTGAGGGATCAGTTTTTAAGGGTTATGAAAAACACGTTAGGTATTAATGTATTGTATTTGTTAGCCATGATGCTGCCTATGATTTTTGCAGTGCTTTTAATGGAAATACGTTCCGTCAAATACCGTAAGTTTATACAAACCTTTACCACAATACCAAACTTCATTAGTTGGGTTCTTGCGTATTCCGCTTTCTTTTCCCTGCTGTCCAATGAAGGGCTTATCAATAATCTGTTACAGCAGTGGGGGGTTTTAAAGACACCGATAAATTTTCTGGCGGATACAAGCCATATGTGGCTTAAGATGTTAGGATATCATTTATGGAAGGGGTTGGGCTGGGGAGCCATTATTTATATATCTGCTATCTCCTCTATTGATGCAGAGGTTTATGAGGCAGCAGATATTGACGGGGCAGGAAGGCTTGCCAAAATAAAACACGTAACCATTCCATTTTTAATTCCGACCTTCTTTGTATTATTAGTTTTGCAGATTGGTAATATTGTAAATAACGGTATAGACCAGTATATGGTATTCTCAAACGCAATGAATCAGGACTACATAGAGGTACTGGACTTGTATGTATATAACAATGGTCTGAAGCTTGGAAATATATCTTATGCAACGGCTATCGGTATGTGGAAGTCAGTTATCAGCCTTGTTATGGTTTTCGGAGCTAATAAGATATCAAAGAAAGTAAGGGGTTCGTCTATTTTCTAGAAATGATTAATAGACAGAAGTGAGACATCTTACTAATAACTGAAAGTTAAAAGATACATAATAGTACATGGAGACAGAATGCATGAAAGGAGTTGCCCCTTCGCCATAACAGGTACACGTAGGAGAGTCGTTATGGCAGTGGGACAGCAATGGATTTTATTATGGAAAGAAAGAGAAAAAGAACGGCAGTTGACTGGGCAGTTGACAGCGTGTTGTATATTGCCTTTGGCTTATTTACTATAGCCTGTATATTCCCTTTTTATTATATTTTTATCAATACCATAAGTGATAACAACTTGGTAACCACCGGAAGAATTACGCTAATCCCTATAGGATTACACTTAGAAAACTACAAGAATGTATTAAAGCTTAATACCATACCGCCGGCAGCGTTTGTATCCCTGGCAAGAACTATAATTGGTACGGTTTTTATTGTCTTTGTTGCTTCTTTTCCGGCATATGCATTTACCAGACCGGAATACTGGCATAGAAAGTTCTGGTACCGCTTCGTAGTAATTACCATGTATTTTAGTGCCGGTATTATTCCGATATTTTTAACTTATAAGACACTACATATCTACAATACCTTCTTGGTTTATATTTTACCTGGCGTGGTAACACCCTTTAACTTGATTTTATGTAAAACCTACATTGAATCCCTGCCTCAGTCTTTAGAAGAATCCGCTGAAATCGATGGTGCAGGGTATATGCAAAGATATTTAAAAATCATACTGCCTCTGTCAAAACCTATACTGGCTACTATCGCAGTCTTCTCAGCAGTGGGGCAATGGAACAATTTTATGGATACCGTATTATACATCCGGGACAAGAGTTTATTCACTTTGCAGTATGTTTTATATCAGTATTTGAATCAGGCGAATGCTATTGCAGAAATTATGAGAGAAGATCCAACAGCTATGGCACAACATGGACTATCCACTTTGCTGACACCTTTAACGGTGCAGTATACTATCTGTATTGTAACCATACTGCCCGTATTATTAATCTATCCGTTTTTTCAAAGATTTTTTGTAAAAGGAATTATGATTGGGGCTGTAAAAGGGTAATAAAGTATTTGTTATATAAGGGGTTTGCTTCAAGTGGAGCAGGCATTTGATAGATTTTTTGTAACATAGAGTTACGATTTCTATTGAAAATAAATGCAAGACAGATTTTAAGGAGGAAAGGTATGAAAAAATTACTAGTTCTATTACTTTGTGCAGTTATGGCATTTAATCTGACTGCCTGTGGTAAAAAAGGCGGTAACACAAAAACAAACACAAACACAGGGAGTGGTACAGGTACAACAACTCCCACGACAGAAGCAGAAAAACAGGAAACGACGCTTACTGCATTTATTCAACAGTCAGTTACCAGTGAATCCGG
The nucleotide sequence above comes from Anaerocolumna cellulosilytica. Encoded proteins:
- a CDS encoding carbohydrate ABC transporter permease, with product MERKRKRTAVDWAVDSVLYIAFGLFTIACIFPFYYIFINTISDNNLVTTGRITLIPIGLHLENYKNVLKLNTIPPAAFVSLARTIIGTVFIVFVASFPAYAFTRPEYWHRKFWYRFVVITMYFSAGIIPIFLTYKTLHIYNTFLVYILPGVVTPFNLILCKTYIESLPQSLEESAEIDGAGYMQRYLKIILPLSKPILATIAVFSAVGQWNNFMDTVLYIRDKSLFTLQYVLYQYLNQANAIAEIMREDPTAMAQHGLSTLLTPLTVQYTICIVTILPVLLIYPFFQRFFVKGIMIGAVKG
- a CDS encoding ABC transporter permease subunit → MKRDKKNNLLPRRTNAREKAGFRLFLLTTPILIGVFIFSYVPLLGWIYAFFDYKPGIPVFESQFVKLKWFLMPFNNSVLRDQFLRVMKNTLGINVLYLLAMMLPMIFAVLLMEIRSVKYRKFIQTFTTIPNFISWVLAYSAFFSLLSNEGLINNLLQQWGVLKTPINFLADTSHMWLKMLGYHLWKGLGWGAIIYISAISSIDAEVYEAADIDGAGRLAKIKHVTIPFLIPTFFVLLVLQIGNIVNNGIDQYMVFSNAMNQDYIEVLDLYVYNNGLKLGNISYATAIGMWKSVISLVMVFGANKISKKVRGSSIF
- a CDS encoding sensor histidine kinase, whose protein sequence is MKLHKFRITGFYSKMLLFCILILSTISLILAAIVSSFAKKYEQAEFLKKYDLTLNNLHNSFELKQRNYNAALDSLFDIPYAYNDLCTFLQIANPYDLEVSTNKNIITALNRICDFDSSCIGILLFSNVTKQLYQFDPKYSSLNQIPLTTDWPEHSPFTLGIMNDTQLMLSSTGFKKPSSNTYGLVGTIFKSSSKTNKVLGQIILLYPTSEFLSVLNSYPLSAEYAYSITDSKQNIIFRSSGDYSDSSDLFLEYPTGNSNNVVSYPTVTTTIGKEAYFTSSIYNGRYDFYTSYQIKKAGYGTGYTQNLILLLALFTCVCSISLYVVTFQLARKKVRIIQKGMSKIGSNNLTYRIPHSKGQDEYSHIITGFNRMCDDLQKNVEQSYVYALQQKNAELYALQTSINPHFLYNTLELIRVQTLHGNPVSASQMILLLAKIYRNQTNREMFISLGEELEQCENLISLYQYRFQNFEYEFYIEDALSPYGLPKNTLQPLIENYFVHGLDKNREDNYLKLDGALITNDGNSYIKLTLSNNGQPITEDELKGLLVKLNQSVFENNESSGFALSNVNNRLRIVFGEDYGIQPGALEDGSGFSITIMIPPVLTAELRERKHTVMQQPKP